The genomic region ATTTTAAGATGCCTTACTTCAAGAGGATGTTTCTATGTCATTTGCTAGGGAGCAAGATAAGCTTATTCAAATAGGCACTTTGAAGGCTTAAAAATTGCAAGCCTTGCTCGCAAAGGATTAGAAGAGTTCTAatggaaaagagaagaaaaagagcagTCTTAAGAAGAATACATGATCTCATCCACTTAGatagaaaaacataaaaattcCTCTTCTAAAGGGGAACCATATAGGAAGGAGAAGCCCAAATGtgcatgctacaagaaatcgaagCATGATGACCATCAATATTATTCAAATaaaattgatgagttgaagcatctcCACAAGAAGAATCAAATCAATTTTCCTTCAACTATGTTAATGGGTTCATCCTCTTTTTATTCAAAGTTAAATAGATAGAAGGGAcaaatatttattgcaattataaatTCTAAGTCAAATAGATGGATTCTTGATTTAGAAGCCTCACATCATATAGTTTCATCATTAAGTATATTATCTTTATTTGAGACTCGTTCATCACCACACCTCCTAATGGatatcactcacacacacacacatgtgaaaGGGTCTATTGACACAAATGATCATTCAATGATGTCCTTTCTGTGTCTTCATTACCAATTAATCTTCTTTTCATTTATTAGATTACACAACGAGCTAAGGAAAATTAATGATCACACTAAATTTTTTTCTTACATTTGTATGGCAATGATATTATCACATTTGGGGAGGTAGATCATCAATCTCAAGTGTACAAATTCTCTCACATTTGGactctattattccttcatctcaTGTACACACACATAGGCATAGAGTGTCGACACTTTTGAGAAGAAATAATACATGGTCATTTgaatatttattttctttcatcAATTAAAGTTCTATAAACTTGTGAGCCATTTCATCTCCTCCATCTCTTGTTGCTTTTGACATGTTTAGTATGTATACATCCATTGATGCAGTGCATCAAGATATTCCTTGTGTTATAGATACAACTACTTTGGATACTACTTGACAGATATTATAGATTTATTTTATGAAACCTTTATTCACTAACTCTATGTCAAAGATAACTTCCTTGTATACTGAAGGAAAAGTAAATGTTAGTAACAAATTTATAGATTGATTGTAACatgaaaattaaaatatttgtgGGTATTCCATGACTTCTATATCTTGGATCATATGAAAATATAAATCTTTCAATATATTTACCTTATTGTGCTACTTGAGTTGCGACAACAAAAATTTCAAGTAAGAAAAAATATGATATCTAGCACATTCTAATATTCAAGAAACATGCAATTTTTTAACTTATTTTACCAACGCTAAGGTGAAATAACAAACAAATATCATATAATTGAAAGTCAAGaaaaaatttcaaacatttttaaattagaaaaaaattaatgATGAATACTTAGAGCTAGACCCAATACTTGATATATATATTGCACACAATTATATTGCAACATCTTTCAATGGCACACTAGCACATTTTTATAGTCAAGAAAGATATGAAAACTTGTCACTTTTAATATTGAGTCCTAATCAACATTACGAAAACTATCACCTTCAATATTGTGTCCTAGTAAATATTGGAGCATATGGATATATGTGTATCAATCAAACAACTATTTCTTGAAGAATTTAAAATCCACAATATGCAACTTCTCTTCAATCTTAATCATGAAAGAGCCCAAAATATTAAGAGAGATCATATGGAATaatttattgttgaaattgatattAATATTTAGATAAACAATGAAAATACAATAAAGAGTTGTTTAGGTACATAGACATAGTAATTAAATTTTTCTGGAGAATTTTCATACTAAAGAAAGTTACAAATATGTCATCTAATCTCATCAAAGaagaaatttatttgatttaatagaTACTTTATTGTTGCTATTATtgcatataaatattattatatggAATAAAATATCCCTTAAACATTGTTTACTCTCATCctaatcaaaataatattatatatactcATAtcaatttgaatatatatatatatatatatatatatatatatatatatatatatatatatatatatatatatatatatatatatatatatatatatatatatatatatatatatatatatatataaaatcatcatcaaaatgatacaaaatataattagatctcccttaaataataataatataaataataccATCTAATTTTTCAAGCTTATATAACTAATTGAAATAGTGAACATTGTGATTCAAAGCCTAGGAATGTAAACTAGGATCTCTATTGTTCACACAGGATAATTGGGGAACAATGAAAAAGGCTCAACTTCGGTCCTCAAAAGAGAGTTGAACATTTtgatttattgttttgtttttgaaatgcATTGGAATTGAAATGGATATGCAAGATCTAGTTTACATCACAACAAATTTGGGAGGCTCTTAGTACATTATTTGGATGTTAATCTTTTAGTGCCAAGATATTAATCAAATGGAAACTCATTAGCCTCAAGATGAATGAAAAGGAAAGATTTTTTAAACACATTAGTATATTACAATCCCTTCCAAATCAACTTGCTGGTACAAATtataagattgaagatgattatgcTAAAGCAATTTTACTAGGTAGTATGTCTTCAAGTTTTGAAAACAAttatattttctttgattgatgaagaAAGTAGCATTTAAGAAAAGTCATTCAATTAGTGAGAAAACTTTTTTTCTTGTTAAGAAGTTTAATATTTCAATAGGAAAGAATAAAGAATTCAAATGCTATTATTGTCAAAATAATTGACATGTTCAACTGAATTGCATTCTATGTGCCAAAGATCTTATTGATTGGGAAGTAGAAAAATAAAGCTCTCTTTGCAATTGAAAGTGAAATAAAAGATTGTGGTTTTTCATTGCATAAGAAAAATTCCCCACTATGATAGTGAGGAGGAAAATTTGATttcaaaattgaagaaaatcaaatTGGAGGTTGGAGCCATTACAGGATGGATGACTTTTGTCATCTAAAGCAAGTTTCTCATTTAGAGATGATATACTACATGAGAACCACTATTTCACATTTGTGTCCCTTCAGGAGCAAGAGGGGCTTGGCATCGTGGAAAATCTTGTGGGTGCAATTAATGTATCTACATTAGATGAGGTTTTTTTTGTGCAATAGAGGAGGGACATTTTTCATAGTGCTATAGGAGGTATAATAACACACTTAAAGGAGATGTGGAATCTCAAAGGAGAGTTGTTCTCTTGTGTGTAAGGCTAGAGGATGGATTTTGGCACTCTTAAAGATGTGTACTTTCAAAGAAAAGTTGTTATCTCATTCTGCAAGGATGATGGGTACACtttatgttctctcatgttgtaTACATGTTTTGCAAGTTTTACAATCAAGAGATCCATTGATGGAATCTATTTGGTGTTTCTCGATTGAGCGAGGAGAATTGGTGAAGGCGCTTCATGAAAGTCTCCAAAAGGGTTGTTGTGATCAACTCTTACAATGGTCCATCATTTGTTCAGATTGATGTAATAAGAGGGGGAATGTTGggctattaaattttttattttgtaaataGGTTAGTTTAAAGTTTAGTGATTGATAAataatatcaaataaaataaatgTTAGAAATCTAATAGTTAGTTTTTGGGAAGTTATTCCTATAGGTAGTTTGCACAATAGCTATATGTGTCGGTGCAATGAAATGTAATAATACCTTAAGACATTAAGTTATTTTTctatattgtttttacttgcaacgATGATGTAATCTACATATTTCATTTGCTAGTCATTTTCACAATTAATAGGCTACGAGAAATAAAATTAAACATCTCCAATTACCTCTTCCAACTATGAGGTTAAGAACCAAGGCATTGATAAATCTCCTCTACTAAAAATTGGATCTCCTACACTTCTACCCATTCATTGAGGACCTCCACCTCCTCCCACTACTCTTCTATCGCATTCTAATGTAACAGAAACTTTTCAATATATTTATTTCCAATTCTCTACAATACTTCACCTTTACTTCTATTAATACACTATATAGCAACTCCAAGAAACGTGCCCAAAAATATTGTTCTCATCTCCAAGTCTCCAATCAATTCAAAATTTACATCTTCACCTATGTGTACAATAGGCTACAATGAAATGATCAGTTTGTGCCCTAGAATCACTAAGCTACAAAACTCTTTCCTTCTTCCTTTTTACCaacattcttttgtttcctttCATATGCACCCTTTACAACACCAATTTCTCTAGACCTCTTTAATTATTCTTTAAAGTACATCTCCTCAAAGTAAATTCTATTACTACAACTCTTGTAACAAATTACAATGTCACATTATGAATTGTAATTTGTTTGCTCTGCATTAGCAACTCCCCggtttgatggctaatggctctcaCGCCCACAAGAATTTGAACATTGTTGATCTGTTTGCAACTCCCCCTAGAGCCTTCGCCTTTGTGTTGGTTGGTTTGCCCCCCTCCCTACATGGGTGTTGTTGATATCGTTGGTTCCACCATTTTTGTTGGGGTTGGGTTGGGTGCCTCCCCTATGGATGCCCTTCCTTTGAGCATTGGTGTTAATGATTCTCTACCTGGTGTTGTTGCTTGTCTTGTGTAGACTCGTGTCGGTGTTGGCTTCGTTGATGTTGTTGGTGACCCAATTGTGGATGCTAAGCCTAGAACTTCCTCCTTTGCTAGTAAGCGTAGCTTTGCTTGTGTGGCCAGATCTGTTGCTCACCCCCCAAGGGGGTTCCTCCTCTTCCTTGTGTCAATTCCTCTCTTATGGTGGTCTATGGATAGGATGTTGTTGACAACATTGGTTTCCATCAATTTTGTGCACCGACGTGCAAATTTGTTGGATTGTGGCCTTCGCTCTTGTGccttcatcattgggtgagtgactCCCAGAAGCCTTTGGTTGCTCATAGCCTTGAtatttttccttgtgctaaaggctttttcatcgCTTATTTTGCCTCTTCGCTTGATCGTGACTTAGTTTTGGGCAAGTTGTGGGTTTGGGGAGATCATTCTCTCTTAATTACATCTTGGActacttcttttaaccctcttactaaACATCTTAATGTGCATCCGATTTGGGTTTGTCTTCCAAACCTTCCCCTTAATTTCTAGGAGCATTCTTGCTATGAGGCCAATAGTAACTCTATTGCTCATTTCTTAAAGGTTTATGATGCCACATCTTCTATGGGTCATTCTATCTTTGGTCGCATGTTAATTGGCATTGACATCTATTCGCCTCTccttggggatgtggttcttatggttggggacaaGCCTTGGACTCAACCATTAGACTATGAGAGTCTCCCCTTTCGTTGTTGAAAATGTTTCTGTATGAGCCATCTAGCTTCAGATTTCTCTCTTCCGCATCACAAAGGTGTTGCTCtatggtggaaggatgctacagtTGATCACTTGATGGTCAAGGCTTATGATGTTGATTCAATTGAGTCCTCCCAGGAGAACGACGCCTCTACCAATGATGAGGTGGTACCTCTTACTATTGTTGATGTTGAGCTTAAGCCTCTTGCTACTATTGTTGTGGCCTCCTCTATTCCTGAGGCTTCAACTCCTATTGCTCTTGTTCTATAGCCCCGATCTTCTTCTATTGATTTCACTCCTAACATTGTTCTGCAACAACAACCTGTTGTTGTCTCTGATAGAATCCTTGTGGGGGCCTTCCCACTTGTTTCTTCTTTTGATGGTCCTACTGACAGTATCACCTGGATCATAGTTTGTTGCAAGCGGCAGGGGAAGTCCTCCcccctcccccaaacccctcctTGCCATGGCTCGGATGTCTCTCCCCATCCTTGAGTTGGGTTGAGTTGTTGTTGGTTTGACATGTTTTTTCCTTTCACCTGTCCAACCTTGTTTTTTCAAGGCTTTCTCCCTTTTTTAGTGTAACTCCTACTGCCTTTGGACAATtgtattaagggtcaacacccttgtctATTGTTGCTTTCTTAATTAAAAACAAACTACAATGTCACATGCCACAATCTCATGTTCGTTAATGGAACCTCATTTGCCACCTTTCTTTCATTCACAACTCATCTAATCAAAAAACTTATTGGATCTCATCAAGTGTACTCTTCATATGGCAATATTCCTTTAACATGCTCAACTTTATTATCCTTTACCACTTCCTTGATCCATCCTATCACTCTAGACTTgaatcttcttcttcattctttaaTGCATTTCCAATACATGTACACTTCTCCCTCATCTTTCTCTAGTTCTTTTGCAATCCCTCTCTCTAATCCTTACAACTCAATAACATTACCTTAAACTATATCCACACATTTCTATGCAAACCTTTGGGTTCACTATCACTTTCTCTAATTTCTACTTTCTTCCTCCATTGGTTGCTTCTTATCTATCAACTCTACTTACACTTAGCACCCATGCAAGGCACTCAACTTGGAGCAATCCTTTAAACCATACTCTTTATCATTTCACTCATCATGTAATCCAACAAACATGTACTTATCACTACACTTAGTAACCCATGTCTCCTCTTCCCCAAGGATCTTCTCAAATGTGAATTATTCCCATTTTATCTCATTGTATTCCACAAGCTGAAATCAAACCTCTATGATTATGTCCTCTACTTTGAGCAATACTTTATTATGTGTTTGCCAACGAATTGACATTCTTCTTTGCTAAATGCATTACTATGTATATTTTTATATTCTCCCTTCAAGTCCTTCTCTGAACGAATCTAAGCCTCATACTTCAAGTCACCCACTAGTACTTCCTCCTCTAGGAATTGATACATCTCTTCAATCTCGTAAATAGAACTAATTATATTTCAACTTTTCTCATTTCTTCTCTAAAGTGTTTTCTTGCTTCAACCTCTTATGTAAGTTGATTCACTGCATCTCCATCAATGCTTTGTGTTATTACCAATATATCCCACTACAATTGTCTATGCTTCAATACATGTTCTCTTATAAATTGTATCTATAATTCTCTTCTTGCTTGTCATAAACTGTATCAAACTACAACACTTTGATCCTTCCTCAATCAAGTTATTAATAATCAAAACATCAACCAATTTGCTATCTATGAATTCCATTGCGGGAACATCTTGGAAACCAAATCCTTTAATGTCTTTTCTTTAGGTATTCTCCACATCCATCTATATTATGTTATCCTCATCTATGAGGATTGATTCCCTTCTCTTCGCCACTACTAACCTtttcttctttatttgttcctcaaaaaACCACTTGTTGCCAACAAGTCAATTCATTTCTATTACCTACAAATCTTAGTTGTCTCACTACACATCCACTAGAACACTCTACAGTACTACTTATAACCTACTGCGCAACACTCATGCCTCACTATTTATAAGACCTCTTCTTTCGTTCGTTCTTCTTCATTGATCCTTTTCTACCTTCTTTCTCTCATTTTTGCTCTCTATTATAACTTATATAATTTGGGCACCatgtccttcaacatcttctttacTACTTTCATTGGCATCTCTAGGGTTCTTTCCATATTGGCAACTTTAACTCTACATCTACTACTCAATTTTCTTATTAGCAATTTAATTATAGATCACAAAACCTTGTCAATTGAACTACAAACCACGCTCCATAGATTGAGCACACTAAGTTACAATCCCACTAACACTTCACCTTCACCCCACTTGCAATTGTCTTAGACTTGGTGATTTTATCTGCTCACTCCTCTTAGAAACCACTTGCAAATTGCCTCAAAATTCAACACTTCTATCTACTTGTCATTCTCCTTGCATGTTGCCTCACAAATGTTGTTTCTATTTGCTTGGCCCTCTCCTTGCAAATTGCATTACAATCAACACTTCTATATGTTTGGCAATCTCCTTAGAATTTGCCCCATAATCGGTATTTCTATCTGGTTGATACTCTCCTTCCCCAGTCTTGCAAACTACCTCACAATTGATGGCTCTCTTTGAAAATGCTTCACAGAAGACCTATTTTGGCAACATTAGGTCTATCACCACTCGGTGATGGATACCTCACTTCAGCATTCTATCTACAACATTGACAGCTTGGATATCTTCTACCTTATGCCTCTATGTTAAAATTATATTCTACACTCATATTTCTCTCTAGCAAAACTCAATCCCACTCTCCTCTTAACAAATTGGCAAGATTAAACCTGCATTCATCTCCTCTTAAAAGTTGGATTCAAGCTATTCTAATTCAATTTGATGTAGTGAAAGATCAAGACTCCCAAATTAAGGAAGCCCAATCTCACAACCCAAGCACATAGACCCACCTGCACAATAGAAATCACAATACAACAAGATTGTGAACTTAAAAATGATGTCTTGTAttcatcaacaactccatcatgccACTTAACATTACAATTAAGCCTTTAAGACTTACAACATCAATACAAGTTTGGGTTTTTGAGCCTCGTGATAATGATTGATACTACAAATACTCTCTAGACTCCCCATGCGCCTTATCCTCAATTCAAATACATACTCTTGACCCATCTTTAATTAGCACAATTGTATCCTCACAGGCTTCCTCCAATACCATGTTACTCTTGGGTTCTCATCTCTCTAATACATATAACCAATGGCTTAGAAAACTCATTAAAGAACATTCTAATAGAAAAGGATGACCTCCAATGTAAAATTTCTAACATACAATTGTCTTTGCATGATAATAACACTTAAGAAACCATTAAATCCTTGGCaccataaaaaaaaatttgttaagAACCAAAGATGGCCACAAAAGATAAAATGTGTAAACCATAGCCTTGGATGATGTTCCTAGTTGACCTATATTTTGCAAGCCATGGGACTTCCTattatccccttttcttctataagTCATGGATAACATGATAAATGAATCTAGAACTTGTAATCATATATTTGAAATCTCATGCCATTGTGAAATGTGGATAAAGAATTAGAATCCCCTTAGTGTTGTCGCACTATTTTTAAATGCTGAATTATATCTCACATGCTACCACAAAGGCTAAAGACTATGTGAACCTCAATTATTTGAGCTGCAATAATAACTTAGCCAAAAGGTTTTGCACTACAACAAACTCAAACTCTAAATAGAACTTGAAACCCCATAAAACACAAAACAAGAAGGTAAATGGAAAACATATTATTCAATAATTCAGGATCATTCAACCCTTGAGATGCATCTACATTAGGCCATGACTAAGTCCCTTTCATCTAGAATTGTCTTTTCTTGAATCAATTTTATCTCTCTGATGTCTTAAAAGAAATTAAAATCATCTTCTAGGGTTGTAAGTCTTTCTAACATCACCCAATAAATAGCTCTCCATCCTAAGGAATCATCCATGTTCCTACAACCCATAAAAAGAGATGAACAATACTTGCAAATTTAGAGAACCCACCTATAATATATGTGAGGGTACTTTCACTTTGGCCCAAGCTTTTAATAGTGAATTTCTAAGTGGCTTCAACTTTGTTTCCCATAAACGTGTTAGTCCCAATGGAGATATTTTTTAAAAGTTTCactgatttaaaaaaataaaaacaaaagaaaagaaagtgTTTTGCAGGACCCAAGTCAAACATAAAACACAATCTCTCGCTTTTTGTATATGGAGATGGAAATGGAACCTACTAGTGTCTATTAAAGTAAAAACTCTTTCTACTTCCATTGGTAGTCTCCAACATATTCAAAAGATAACTCTATTCTTATAACTACTTGGGTATATATTCAAAGTTGCTATATGTATTGTGTTAGCTTCATTTTTTTTCCTACATGATTTGACACAACTCTTTCTTTAAAATTGTCATATTGTCATTTATATAGAACCCTCCAGAGAGGCAGAATTGGTGTAAATAAATTATGTGCACTAGTTGTAAGTTTAAGACACGCCACGGCCACTGTTCTGAAGTCGGTACCCTTTAGTTCTGAGGATGTATTTACAATAAAGACATCCAACAATAAGGGAATCCAATTCTAGGAAGATACGGTTGATTCAAATCGTGGAATTAAGTGCAACTGTATTTGAGCCCTAAGCCTTGCCAACTGAAATTCACACGAATCAAACTACATGATTCAAATACGTTTACAGTATGCCACCTTAAGGAACCTCATGTGTTGAAGGGCCTTCCAAAACAATTGCTCTTTCTATATACAAATTAAGAGAACTTCCCACAATCCTTACTCTATAATAAATAACCAACATAATTCAACTAAGCAAAAACATCATGCCAAATTGTTCTTTCATATATCAAAGGCACCATCAGAATGATTACTTCTTGAAGCTTAAGAACAATTTCCCTTCTTAGAACTCTCAAAAAATAAACTTTTATCAAAAACCTTCCCGAAATTCCTTTCTCTTGCGTATGTCTCTTCATTGATCAAACTAAATGTGcattccaaaatagatctgaaggaTGCACAATCACTACCAACCACATTTATGTTAAAAATTCGGCTTTAGGGGAGCTGTGAAAATTGAGAAATAGGAGTAATTAAGAGGATGGCTTCAAACCAAGCTATATCTGGGAACACCTAACTAATGTTTGACTGCCAAAAAAGAATCAGGAATATTAAAGTGACCTACCTAATTAACATAAAGCCCAAACCATTAATATATCTATATTTCCTAATAATTAAGACTAATAAATTTGCTGACCGCCATAAACATAAATATAATCAATCTTGTACAATAGTAACCTATTTAGGAATGTTGATCAAATCGACTCCCAATTGATGATGGATCAAGAAATTAACCCGAGACATTTTGACCTTGAATTCAATCACACATAATCCCAAAATCTATCTTACTAACATACTACAATGTTTTAGCTTGTTAGAAATTAGTTCTCTAAGGTAAGACCTCAACAGATCTCATTCTTTCAGTTATTCCAAAAAACTCTTTAAGTATCACTATAATCAAAGATAATTCTCTATGATAAGAGTTGAATAATAAAGTTTCACTTTTGCGCACTGATAAGATTATTTATGCATCTTTTTTGCTATGTACATTGGGAGATGTTTTCTTCAATGCTGATATCTCACTTTGAAGTTTTTGATTGTCCTCTTCCAGACGATCATACTTGAGGAGGAAACCCTGAGCTTGTTCCTCAAGAgccttggcatttgcttctgctgACTTTGCCTGCTTTTCTATTGACTCGGAATCTAAACTCAGCGTTTGTAACTTGTGCTTCAGCTCAGCAATTTCATCTTTCAACACTTTCGTTGTATTTGAACTGCTTTTTTGTTTCTCTTCGTTGAGAGGTGTCCGAGTATTTTTAACTTCCTTTTTAAGTGCATCTACCCTTCGAACGAAGTAGTGCAGGCGGTCAATTAAAAAACCAAGTAAAAGAGCATATCCTGTAATTGCAAGTGACagaagaagataagataaattccTTTACATGtggaaaagaaaataataaatagtAGTATCCTCTCAAACAACTTGAGTAAACTCAGAATGACAAATTGAAAAAGCTACTACAATTATTAGTCTTTTATGCAAATACAATCTGATGGTTGTATTAAATTATGAGAGCAATACATTATAAAACCAGGATGACTATATTGAGAATtagaaatcattataagaaaaaaaTTTTATTGTTAAATTCTTGAGTGGAGGTTCTATCACAAGTTCAAGGGGCACATGGATAGAGTTGATTACATCTTCCATACACCACAGTATCTGTAGAATCAGGCATCTTTACAAAAATCAAACAGATGAAATCCAAACTCCACATTAATTCCCATCATAGAGATCCGAGACCCCAAGGAATAGATATTGGCTGCTACATTTATCTTGCAACACACATTTCAACTTCTCAGAAAGATTTGAACACCTTACAATAGGGCACCATTTGAGGCATAGATATTGGCCTTCACAGTGTGAACTGTTTGCCAATGGCATTTACAGGACTCAGATATCCAAAGCTTCCATTGAGCTAAACAAAGCTCTGCAGTTTAGACAAAGTGACCATTGATCTTATCACCTTACCAGTGAAGCTAGGAAAAGAGCAACAGACTTGGATAGAAAAATAAAGTAGATGGGAACTAAAGAAGAAAGTAATATGTTTGCTCATCATACACTTGAGGCATAACAGGCAATCATATCTACACAAGGAAACAAGTACATCTTGATGTGTCATGTCAACACAGATAGTAGCACATTAAAGTTGTTTAAATTGTTGCTGTTGCTAGCATATCCCTACTTGCCTTGGAAAATTAGTCAACATCCATAGGAAGACTTAATACCTCTCTTGTATGCAAGGATACGCAGGTATTGGCTAGGAAATAAACAAGTGATTAGAAATACAATCAAGTACATTATATTCCAAATTTTCATGCAGGCCAGTTCAAATTTCAGGTAAATTGTTGGTGATAATATCATTGGCAGATGGACATAACCAGCGACAGATTACCTTGATTAATATATCTATACCAGAAAGAAGGAAACTAAATCTACAAAGGAATAAGGAACATCAAAAGGAAGTCAAAAAAATATCAGGGAAACAAAGTGTTATCAA from Cryptomeria japonica chromosome 3, Sugi_1.0, whole genome shotgun sequence harbors:
- the LOC131044702 gene encoding uncharacterized protein LOC131044702 isoform X2; the encoded protein is MIPLLSIIVVMEGIVAILMTVDVSPVRKVARKLDYAKSSKRTAVIRTLSGTMFVILVSSISSIMKIQDRSREHGATTPTDQILMQTHLLEASLMGYALLLGFLIDRLHYFVRRVDALKKEVKNTRTPLNEEKQKSSSNTTKVLKDEIAELKHKLQTLSLDSESIEKQAKSAEANAKALEEQAQGFLLKYDRLEEDNQKLQSEISALKKTSPNVHSKKDA
- the LOC131044702 gene encoding uncharacterized protein LOC131044702 isoform X1 produces the protein MIQLLSTVVVAEAIVAVLISIDVAPIRKVVRRIDYRASSRMSAVIGTLAGTMFVILGSSINSIAKIQGQSRELGAITPTDQILSKTHMLEASLMGYALLLGFLIDRLHYFVRRVDALKKEVKNTRTPLNEEKQKSSSNTTKVLKDEIAELKHKLQTLSLDSESIEKQAKSAEANAKALEEQAQGFLLKYDRLEEDNQKLQSEISALKKTSPNVHSKKDA
- the LOC131044702 gene encoding uncharacterized protein LOC131044702 isoform X3, with product MIQLLTMVVIGEGMVAVLVSLDLPPISKVARSINYASSSRFTAVIGTLAGTMFVILGSSITSIMKIQGRSRELGAVTPTDQILMKTHMLEASLMGYALLLGFLIDRLHYFVRRVDALKKEVKNTRTPLNEEKQKSSSNTTKVLKDEIAELKHKLQTLSLDSESIEKQAKSAEANAKALEEQAQGFLLKYDRLEEDNQKLQSEISALKKTSPNVHSKKDA